The Eublepharis macularius isolate TG4126 chromosome 15, MPM_Emac_v1.0, whole genome shotgun sequence genomic interval TGGTTGCTGATGCAATTCTGTGAAATCGCCTTTGCAATGGATATTTCATACAGCCCAAAATAATCAATTTTCTCTCAATTTTTAACCACCTGATTGAAAGCCCCACCCCATGTTCTCATGTGACCCTCAAAATTCTCCGCCCACTTTGTTTAGGGTGTgaggttttggtttttttacaaGAATGGGTAATGCTGCATAAAAATAATGCACTATCTTTCTAAAAAAACTTAAAAACACACATTTGCAGAGGCACTTCTAACAATCCCCTCTCATAAAAGACAGGCTGAGCTGTGGGTGATTCATTCTCTCTTTTAAACCACAAGCAAACCCTGGCTAGGAATAAGGCAATATCTTTACAGTGGTCATTAACACATGAAAGAATAACTTAGCACTTCTCCAGTTATGCTGTTTTCCCTTTCTGACATAAGAGGCTGATTGTCCCCATAGTGTGGGAGCAGCTCAGGTCTGTCTTCTGTTACTTGGCTATTCACTAGGTATGGGCCCCTTCTTTCCCTCCGCCCCTTGTGGAAGCCTTTCTGGAGATGCAAATAGAAAATCAGCTGCAAGGGTTTGGGGAGAACAATTTAGCCAGGGCAGGGCGCTGCGGAGGGGAGAGAGCTGTAACCAAGGGCCACCCCTTGAAATACCCAAGTGTCCAGGCCTCCTTGCTGGAGATGCTGCATTTCATGATTATGGAATAGGCAGTTGGGAGGGAACATTTCATGTGTGGGCATGCATGGAGGGTAACTGGGTTGCCCAGCAGTGGCTAGCTTCTAGCTAAGGGAAAGAATGGATTGTGCCGCTGGCAGTGAGAGAGCAGCGTCTGCTAAACACCATGGTTGACCAAAGGAGCTCCAAGAATGTAGGCCCAGTAAGCTTGGATGGGGAGTACAGCAGCCTGAGGAGCACAGATTGGCATCACCCAAGAGGAAGAAGCAGGCTGAGCCGCAATCTCACAACAGCCCCAGAGACTGGACAGGCTGCATGCTCTCTGTGGTAATGGGGGAGGCTGCACATGTGTGCAGAGGCTAGGAGTGTTGGCCAGTGAGGTAGGGTTGAACCCTTACCTCCtcataaataaatgacataaataacattTGACAAAATAATTGAGGATTTGGGTTTGTAGCCTGTAGGTGGCTGAATATGGTGCTTTCCAGGTGGGCCTTCTTTGGAGAGTAGTGTATCTCTCCCCGCCACCCCCCGCCACCCGGCATGAAGTTTCCTGTTGTGAGTCTGTGTCCATGTTAAAGCCACTCCAGTCGGCACCTGAGCACTGAGCCTGTGAACTTTCTTACCTTCGCAGCCACGGGGATAAAGATGTCTTCTCTTGCCGAGGCATTCTGCTGTCTGTGAATTGGTTTCTTGACCGAGGTCACACGGATATCACCATCTTCGTGCCATCCTGGAGAAAGGAGCAGTCAAGGCCAGATGTTCCCATCACAGGTAAAGCTCCAGCCTTCTGCTTCATGGGGCTGGACAATCCAGCAGATTCACTAAGTGGATTCATATGACTGAGGGCAATAGCAAAGAGGGTGGCCTGTCCATTTGAATTTGTCTTTGAGGCAATGGCTGCTCTGTGACGTATCACAGCCCTCTGGCATGTTTACAGCAAATTTCTTACCCATCCATGATGTGTTTGCCAAATGGCCTCCTCCAGTCATGGTCACAGTGACCTCCAATATCTCACTTGCTGCTATTTAGATTAGGAGAATATTGTGTGGAGGGAATACTGCCAGGTGTTGTGCCACACCTGCAAAACTCCCTCTCTCTAAAAGCTAGGCAGTGTTTGAGCTTGTACCCTTTccagaggatggggggggggtgcttcctcCCAACCCCGATAGGGTAGGTTATACTGGCCAGAATTGCAGAAGACTTACTTCAGTACAATTGGTGGATTCATTTTTTTAATGGGTGTAtcttctggttttgttttcaatGTTCTCCACTTCAAGGCAGAAGAACAGGAAGGGTTAGAAATGtagataaaagaaaagaaagctgcaAAGATGTGATGATTCTCAGAGAGAATGTCGAGGGAGAGAACGTTCACAGTGGGGGGGGCATGAAAGGAGGCGTTGTTTGGGTGTGTTGACGGCCCCCCTCCGCTGGGCCAGGTTATTTTGCTTGGTTTTCCACTCCCTGTGGTTCTGGCAACTGGTTCTTCTCCAAGGCGCCTGCCTAGAGGCTTTGTTTGCTGTGTAAATATCCGACGTTTAAAGGACTTGGGCCGGGCGGTGACTCGGGTGCCTCTTGTTGCAGATCAGCACATCCTGCGTGACCTTGAGAAGAAGAAGATCCTTGTCTTCACGCCTTCCCGGAGGGTGGGGGGCAAGCGAGTGGTCTGCTACGATGACCGCTTCATCGTGAAGCTGGCCTATGAGTCGGACGGCATCATCGTGTCCAATGACACTTACCGAGACCTGCAGACCGAGCGCCCCGAGTGGAAGAAGTTCATCGAAGAACGCTTGCTGATGTATTCCTTTGTCAATGACAAGTATGTCTGTGTGGGTGGGAGAGACAGCAAAGAGCGTCCTGAGAATCTGTTTTCATTTAGCCGGAGCAGAGGAGGGAGGATTTCAAACTTGGTAGTGTGTAGGCGGTTCCTGTTAATCTCCCAAACTAGACTAGGGGGAGTGGAGGTGAGCCAGTTCAAGAGGTGTCCAGGGTGTTTGGTGCTCTGCACCCTTGGGTTTCTTCGCttacatacatgcatgcacacacccctCTTGGACTTATTTAGCCCTTCTTCATCAGCCTGTGCAGTCCAATGAGCGGAGAGTAAAGAAGTTCTATAGCAGATGATTCCAGGTCACTTTGATCATCTAAGGGAAGGCAGGGCCTGCCTCCCCAAGTCACTAGCTCGTTTGAAATTTCTTCCTGACTCTCCGTTGTGGTTACTGTTCTGACCTTGATATCTGTAGGATTGGTGGCACGCATGGGGACAACAGAGTCAAAGTGCTAGCAGGGTGGATCAGTGGCCCATGGGACTGGCTATCTAACGGGGATCTTGCTATCTTCCTTTAGGTTCATGCCTCCTGATGACCCACTTGGACGCCACGGCCCCAGCCTGGACAACTTTCTGCGAAAGATGCCAGTGCTGCCTGAACTCAGAAAGCAGCAGTGCCCCTATGGTAAGGCTGAGCAGCTTCCattaggtttggggggggggggatttccaggccatagaggCCTCATTGGGGCGGCCAGAGGGCTCCTGTCTCACATTCTGCCCTTTCTCTTTTCCTTGCAGGTAAGAAATGCACTTACGGGATCAAGTGCAGGTTTTATCACCCTGAGCGCCTTAACCACCAGCAGCGCTCCGTGGCCGATGAGCTGCGAGCCAACGCGAGGTTGTCCCCAACCAGGAGCGCTGCCAAAGAGGAGGGGCCAAGCCGACACCCTTCCCAGGCTGAATTCCTAGGCTCTGTGCCCCATGAGAGTGACAAGATCTTGCTGAAAGCCTCCGTTGAGAAGAAAAGCTTGGCCTCTAAAACAAAGCATGGAGATGTGCCACCCCACTTGCTTAAAGCGGGGACCAGCACAGGGGGAAGCCCTGTTGCAGGTAGCAGCTACCGGCCTTCCGAGTGGTACCAGCCACCCCCTGTCTCTGCCCACATGGACTCCCTGGCCTATGTGTCTCAGGACTGCTTTGACTCTGGCATCGGCTCCCTGGAGAGCCAGCTGTCCGAGATGTGGCCCAGCCCTTTGGCTGGCCACGGCAAGCATTCCCACCCAGAGCACCCGGGGATGACAACCCACCGGGGCCAGAGTCCGGCCTACCCCCGACCTCCTGGCCCAGAGTCAAATAGCTACAGCCACTACCAGCCCCCTGGCTATCCCAAGCCCGCCCTGGCAGCTGGCTCCAACACCAGCTTCTTGCAGTATAGTGCCGATTTCTCGCACACCAGAGCAGCTCACTCTTTCCCCAATTATGGTGCACCTCCCGACTCCAGTACTTCTCTAGGCCCAGGGCGGAAGTATTGGTCTGAGCCTTACCAGCCTCCCCCCGCAGCATCCCGAGATCTCCCAAGAGCCTCCCAGCTGGCCTACAGTGACTCCTGCCAGTGGGCCTCACCAGATCGCTTTGCCGAAGAGCGTGCCAACGTGCATGTGAAGCTGTGTGGGATCTTCCAGCCACATCTGGTGGATGCTGTCATGAGCCGCTTCCCACAGCTGTTGGACCCACAGCAGCTGGCTGCCGAAATTCTCACTTACAAGTCCCAGAACCACCGGGTGTGATGTGCTGAAGAGGCAGCGTCTCTCAAGGAGGGATGTCCAATGTTCCAGGGAATGGTTCCTGCCGCACCAGAGTTCTTGGGAGACGAATGGCCTTTGGGGATGGGTAACTGCCCCGTTCTGCTCTGGGATACAGCAGTGAGCTGCCTGACATGACGGCCGTGGGAGGTCCCAGCCTGTCTGTGGGTTAGGAAGGATGGGAAGGCTCTACCCTAGTGAACGTCTCCTAAGGAACATCTCCAGTCCCTTTATCAGCCTGCTGCGGTTACTGAGATGAGTTCCTTTGTGGAAAGCAGACCATGAACTCGCTCTCACAATAGAGGGAAAGAGGTCAACTCCTGTCATAGGTGGGGAGGATGTGACCTTGTTTAAAATGCTGGCCTTATTAGGAAATCATTGACAATTGCCACGTGTGGCCAGATCTTATGTGACCTCTTGTGCGTGCTGTGCATTGCAGATGGTGCGCTGTGCATTCAAGGCCTGGATTTAAGCTGACTTTTCCAGTTCAAGCTTCTAGTCGTCATGGCTGTGGAGAAGTTAGGAAGTAGATGGTATCtctgtgaaataccagaagagGGGCTTTGAGACAGCAGGTTCCTTGCTTCTGGCTCTCAGGCCGGTCTCTCCTTGCCAAAATCAGCCAGGCAACGTGCATTTGGGCTTGAACTTGGCAAAGCACAGAATTTGAATTCAGTGCACAGAAATTCAAAATCTCAAGAATCTCAGTTTTTCCCATAAAGTAAAAAACATCAGTTTCTGGCCCTATATTTACAGAAGAATATATGCTTGAAAGTGCCTGGTGAGACTTCCTCGCATGCACCTGTGCGCGCACACATGCTCAGGGTTGTGGAGCTGTAATGCTCTGCATAGCTTCTTGTATCTTCCCCATCGCTAGCATCAGTTTATGCAAAGCAAACTGCCCAGTTTCTAGCATCTGTTCCTCTTGCACTGAATGTGGACGGCCGGCGTCTCATTGCCTTCTCTGAACTCCGTTCTTCATAAAGTTCCTTCCTTATAACAAAGTTTCTGCTAAGAAACTTGCCTTAACTTGCCTTAAGAGCCCTCCAGGCGTCCAGCACAGCTGAAGAGAAGTGAAATGTGGGATGTTCTCTGCAAAACCCTTTGGAAGGCGCACTCTCTGGAGCATCCTAGCAACAGTGTAGCTGGCAAAAGACAATGATGAGAGGCCCTTGAATGATATCAAGGGGATAAAAACGGTTTTGCATCTGGAACGCCGTGCAAATCGGGCATTCTTGGACTTGTCCCAAGAGCAGGAAACTGGGAGGCCCACCAAGGACTCTTGATCCCAAGAAAGGTCCTGTCTCCTCCAAAGCCACTCCACCTCAGATATTCTCCAGTACTGTAGAAAGGTGCCTCTCTACTTGGGGTGGCTGGCTGGATTTAGTTTATACTGCTCTTGTTGGCTCAGTCTTGATGACTGGTAAGTCCAATACTAACAGTTATAGGTATCATTTTTTTGGTAATGACTTACTAGCAATTGATTCTGGttcctgcctttttaaaaaatgtctaatTCACATGCAGGCCAGGAGCAGTTGATTTGTTGATGCATATTGTATCCCTTTGTATACGTTACGTATTCTCTTAAAAGGTCCGTCTTACAGTCTAAGCTGAAACTGTCCCAGGTGGTGCAGAGAGATGGGAAGAGTGGAACGTGCTTTTCTTAGATCCAGGATGTGGGGTGCTGCCTGAGCCATCCTGCCCTTTCCCTCTGCTCTGCGCCAAGGGTCAGTGATCAGCCATGCTAGCACTGTGTGCTGCAGGATTCGCACGGACATCGAAACCCTGTATGCCTGGTTAAGTATGATACACCACAGAACTGTGATGTTTCATGGTAGTAAGCAAAATGCTTTTTAATTGTAACCTTGTTAACTTTGCACCTTTTTTGTAAATTACAGAAGAGATTGGTTTTTACTGGTATTGTATTATATACAAAAAGCTGCCTTGGtggtgtttggtcttcttctggACTTGACTGTACCTAGCCGAACTCACACCAGTTCAGGGCTGCTGTCTAGCAACTGGAGGCTgctttgaataatttttttttaaaaaaaacacacgaGAGCAATGGGACGTATCTTGAAGCTTGCCGTatattttcttttataaaaaagACTTTGGTCTCTCTCCAAAGCAATGATGATTGTGTTGCAAAAATAAACGATGCTGGTTGCTGATATTGTGTGCTGGGCCTTTTGTTCTGCAGTGGGACTTACTGACATAGTTGAGGAGATGACTCCACCCTGAAGAAGGGGGCACGTTGTTGTCGTCTCATTGCCGCCAGGAACTTCACATCGCTGCTTGGACTCTGATTAGGAAGAGAACTCTTCTGGCAGACAGAGAAGTGTTTGGGCAGAACTCCAGGGAATCTATGAGCATGGAGGTCTGTGAAGGCTTCCTTGCCCAACAGCTGTTTGCACTGCCTCCGGGCAGTCAGGGGTGCCACCAGAGGCTCTCAAATTTGAAATGACAAGTCACTATAAGTTGGAGCTTTCAAGCAGTTGCTCGGCTGGTTAGTCCCCTGCCCCCAGGTGTGCACAGGGGGTGCCAGGAGCCAGACTGGCCTGTTTTCAGGTCTCTGCTTGTGCAGAGGGGCATATATTTGCAACAAAAATGAGGGAGCTTGATAAATTATATGCCAGCTCTGGTATTGGAGCTGGTAAAGTCTCTGAGGCATCAGAGCTTTTAAGTATCACAGAATTCCTAGATGTCAAGTATTCAGTTAGAAAAATCAGAATGAACTGCCAACGCAGATGCTTAATCTTGCTGGACGCTGGTCTCTTAATAAAAACATGAGAATCCAAACCAAGATTGGCTAAGACTCTTTGATCTCAGAGAATTGAAAGAAATAACAATATGCCATCAGATGTTCCTGTCACCAAGAGACTTTTGAGTCGGAGAGCAGGACTGGAAGATCTACCTTGTTTGTGTTTTTGCTTCCTGCATTGTGCTTGGAGGTTCTGGACCTTGCCCTCTGTACCTTTCTTGTGTGACAGCCAGCCTTGGGTGAGGGGTGAGTAAAGCATCCTTATAGTTTTCCCCAcgtctccacttgaagccagctgggtgaccttgggctactcacagctctctggagctctctcagccccacccacctcacagggtgattgttgtagggataataatgacatactttgtaaaccactctggacattaagttgtcctgaagggcagtatatgaatcagatgatgatgatgttctACCTGCAAGTAGAGCTTGTTCTTGCTTTGCCTCCTCACTCTTTtcctgtccccacccccacccccaatagcaGGAAGAGTCAGAGTTTGAAAATGGGGAGGTGGGTCTTGTTCCTATAACCAGAAGAAGGCAGTTGGGAAAAAGTCTTTTTACCAACTCAGTTtcataaagatttttttccccaatcCAAAAACAATCGAAGGAATTTTGCTTTATGGGTAACCCAGAACGGACAGGGGGTTTCTAAAAGGGCAAGACTGATTCTGATTCTCCCACCCTCTTTGGGAAGCTGGGAGACCCTCCAATGTGCTTTGCCTGCCGGCAGGGACTATTTAATACCATTTTGCACAGTTCTGTCTTGGGTTTCCTGCTGATAATTATAATTGCAAGTTTCTAATGTAGCCCTCCTGCTAGGGGGTTAAGAGAACAAGGCGTGAATGATCAGGGTTGAGAGAGTGGTATGACTTTGTACAGGGTTTACCCCAGAGGGAGAACGAGATCTGGCTCTCTAGTGTGTGCGCGTGCTGGCGCGTGTATCCAGTGAGAAACTCTTATTCTGCGTTATATTGTCTCCTCCTCTAGTGTTGGTTTGGCAGCTCTATCCCTTCACAGGGCCTCACAGGGACCTCTTGCTGCGACTGAACTTTCACTTGAACCTTGCCAGGGGTTTTCCCAACAGCAGAAATCACCTGACTAAGAAGCAACTTCCTGAAGGCGGATGCGTGGGTGGGAGCCAGGGTTGGGCTTCTGGAGATGTGGTTTGCTGGAGCTGTGTTCAAGCTGTCTGTGTCCAAGGCTATGAACGAGAAGTGCGACTCTGGATTTCAGGCAGGTTGTGTGTATCTGGGAGCGGGTGACCCTCAGAAAGGGTGCAAAACCAGGAGCAAAGCCAGTTACTGAAAAGGTTGAAACATAGTCATTGAAAATGGTGAGAACAAAATGGGAAGATGTCACACACAGTTCACTCCAGCTGAAGGGAAGGGATTGAAGCCCAACGAGGCAAGACAGGCTGTTGGAGCCGGGCCCTGTTGAGGCTGCCTAGGCAAGTGACACTCTGGTGGGTCATTCAAATCCAGCATGCTGCACAGCCACAATCGCACAAGGCAGTGTGCCAACCAGAGATGGGCCACTGGTGACGCCACTCCCCCTGCCATGCCTGTTGCAGTTAAGTTAGACCATCACAGTAGGGTTgacaactccagactgggaaattcctggacatctagaggtggagcctgggaaaggcagtGTTCAGGAAAAGAAGGGAAGTCAATGGAGTCTaataccaccctccaaagcagccattttctcccggggaactgatcactgttgtctggaaatcagttgtaattccaggagatctgcaggctCCACTCAGTGCCTGATGACTCCATGTCATAATTTTGCCCAAGGCCAGCACAGCCCTGTCAGCATCACCGTCCTGCTTACTGGACCTGGAGATCATCCCATTCTCAGCAGCCACCCACAGAACGAGATACTTCATGCCCTTGCTCATGACTCACTTGTTACGGGCCTAGAGGAGGCAGCTGCCAGTAGGTTGCCTCCTGCCCTGCTTTTCTGCTTTGGATGACCCAGGCATGAGAAGAGCTACATTTCCTCCTTTCTTAGAATGGGGCTGGTGGTGTGTATGAAACAGGTAGAGCTAAGAAAGGTGCCCTAGAGGCAAAGCAGGTGATGAGAGCAGCTCTCTGAATCCACCAAGAGGGTTGAACTGGGGGAGTTTGGGACTGgcggggagaagggggagggagaggcagaAAAGAGGTTAGGTTATGAGGGTTATATTAACAGAAGTGTTAATGTTTGTCTTgatgtttgtttttcaaaatttgttcttgtttgttttcaAGAAGAAACCATCATACCGGTTCTTTTTACCTCAGTGATTGTTCCAGGCTTGGGTGGTTTATATTCAGGCCTGGAAGTTACCCTTTCAAACCCATtctatattatttttaatttccctGTGGGGATCCCAGAGCAGTGGGGTGGGCAGGAAATTGAATGTGACAGGAGGGGAGGGAATCCTGTTTGAGGTGGTGAGTCCCCTTAGATATCCACCacgggataaaatggagatgttttgccaggcCTATGAGGGTAGTTGAGGAGCTGGCAAACTATCCTGCTCGTCCATTGCCTGTTTCCCTTTGTTCCGCTCCACTTTGTAATGAGGtctgtggattttattatttttttaatgtgttaaactatttattgtattttattgtggtttttatgatgctgtgacccgccctgagcctgcttgcagggagggtggggtataaatagaacaaaataaataaatagtttgggGAACCAATAACCACTACAGACTTGTTGGATCTTTCCTATGAAAATTAGTGTTTGATGGGGAACTGGAATGGTTTCATTTCTCCACAAATTGATACtctgagaaaaatattaaaagtaCAAAAAGTAaattactaatttttttttatatatgatGAATAATTTGGGTTCGGTGGATGTAAGGTGACGGAAGAGTAGAAATTCTAGAgaatttactccccccccccacacacacacaaagaggcatagatctttttcaagaattgacatggtTTGGATGTCTAgagactaacagagcaatcctaagcagagttacaccagtctaagcccattgaaatcaatgggcttagactggtgtaactttgcttaggattgcactgttagtggctaaggtttcttttttttttttttgaaaaattttttattgggttagaacatttttatttttacattacaatcaattttcccctaatttttcgtttctaaccccctccctttcccccccttttgttgacttccaacagctttccccccctctgtcccttttcccttacttctattaaattcctctgtctaa includes:
- the ZC3H12A gene encoding endoribonuclease ZC3H12A produces the protein MDLDSVPAARGFPGWSDPAPSLRKEPRESAPFESGYLSLPAAACRGRIPEEYGPPSLAEPELQGWPEQERAELQMKVDFFRKLGYSSEEILVVLQKLGLNADTNSVLGELVKHGMAAGDRDPGDLSQETPEAPRAPQHRSPGPAVPSEGKEGENLRPIVIDGSNVAMSHGDKDVFSCRGILLSVNWFLDRGHTDITIFVPSWRKEQSRPDVPITDQHILRDLEKKKILVFTPSRRVGGKRVVCYDDRFIVKLAYESDGIIVSNDTYRDLQTERPEWKKFIEERLLMYSFVNDKFMPPDDPLGRHGPSLDNFLRKMPVLPELRKQQCPYGKKCTYGIKCRFYHPERLNHQQRSVADELRANARLSPTRSAAKEEGPSRHPSQAEFLGSVPHESDKILLKASVEKKSLASKTKHGDVPPHLLKAGTSTGGSPVAGSSYRPSEWYQPPPVSAHMDSLAYVSQDCFDSGIGSLESQLSEMWPSPLAGHGKHSHPEHPGMTTHRGQSPAYPRPPGPESNSYSHYQPPGYPKPALAAGSNTSFLQYSADFSHTRAAHSFPNYGAPPDSSTSLGPGRKYWSEPYQPPPAASRDLPRASQLAYSDSCQWASPDRFAEERANVHVKLCGIFQPHLVDAVMSRFPQLLDPQQLAAEILTYKSQNHRV